cctaATATCTAGTAACTAGTACTTGAATATCTTACTTTTGTGGTAACTGATTTGGATTGCtgataaaaatatttagtaaaaaCTGAAACACAATGTAAAAGAAAACAACAGTACCTGTGAGTCCCTTCAATGCAGTACCCCAAAAGACGAACCAAATTCTTATGACGCACATGACCTATAGCTTCAACTTCCACTCTAAATTCTTTCTCTGCTTGGCCCCTGGAGTAAAGAAGTTTAAAGAGTTCAACTTTAGCCAAAGTCACattaacaagaaaaagaaattcataaataaatccAGGAAATCAATAATCATATTTAAACTCACAGATTGTTAAGGATCTTTTTAACTGCTACTGGAGTCCCATTAATCAACTGCCCTCGGTAAACAACTCCGTAACCCCCCTCACCAAGAACGTTATCCTTAGCAAATCGGTTTGTAGCAAGATCAAGATCCCTTAGCGTAAACCAGTGGCCCCAACCTAAGTGAGAGAATTCAGGCAAGCCAGATAGAGGGGAAGGAGCGGTAATAGGATACGATGAGGAAGGCTTATACACAGTAACCTTACCAGAATCATCACCAGATTGAGACCCGCCGCCATCTTTCTCTAAATGATGAAATGAACCTGACTGGCTGCTATTGTCTCCATTCTTCACCTTCCCCATACCCAGATGGACTAAAACCTTATCTGATTCTTTCTCATTGGATTTATCATGAATGGTGAGAAGAATACCATCACGAGGAACAAATTCTTCTGCTGATACTTGCTCCACTCGTACTTCCTTAATTTCCTTTGAAACAGTTGGGATTTGGGTAAGAGGAATGTTGTCCCTAGCTCTCCTCGATTTCTTCCTTGAAGTAAGACACATTGACAGCACAGAGAGGATAATTACGATAAATAACCCGACTGCAATCCCAATTACTTCCCAGACCTTAAGATCAAAAATGGCAGTTTTCTTTGATAATTCAGCATTAAGATCCGTGGCCATCTTTACAGATGTTCCAATGCCTACAGAATTTAGCAAAAAGAGATAtgacaaatgcaaaattcatcaATGCAGAACCTCATTTTCAGATTGACTCTCTTACACCATTTACATAACCATATTAAAATCTTGAACTCCTTTTCTAATCTTAGGCAATCATCCACAAGGTGATAAAGTCTACTAATCCTACTATGTCTTTGTTAGTATTTCAAGATATTTTTACTAATCCACACAAAACTAGTAATAAACAGAAGAGAACATGTTACAGCCACAGAAACAAATAAGAATCTGAAGGATCATGAAGAACAAACATCAAAATAACAACCTGAATTGATGCATTTCAATTAACAAATTCTTAGATCATAGTCCACAATGCAAACAGAAGATATAACAATGATTAGACCACTTCTAACATCACACAATTGGACAAATTCAAGCATATAAACAGAAACTTTTTTTCAACTATTACAGCCACAAacagtcccaaaaaaaaaagatgaagcattaaaaaataacaacagCCACAAAATAGAATGAGAAGCAGAGCATTTCAAGTTCTTACCTTCCTATGATGGAAGGGAAGTAATCACCAAATGCCAGCTTCAAAAAAGTTCAGATCTTTGAAACCCCTTCACCATATTTCTGTAATTCAACAAATCTCAGATCTCTGACCAAACAAACCCCAATCAAGTAGAACCCATATAGTAAAAACCCAGATCAACCCACTTACCAAAAAAACCAGTTATATAGCCCAAATGAGTTTATTTCctatctgggtttttttttttttctgtggaAGCAAAAATGTGAAAGTGTGAATTTAAGCTGAAATGGAGCTTTCTGACACCAGAAGCACAGAGAAGCTTTCTTTATAATATAAACACCAATAGAAGAATGACAAAGAAAACTGTCCTCTGCTCTGCTGCTTGTTGTTGCAGAGAGTAGAGTAAAAGGACATGAGAGAATTCAGAAAAAAGTGGTGGGggataataataagaagaagaggaaggggTGGAGTTATCAGTGGTAGGTGATGGGTTTAGATGCCCTTCCAACACATATACATACAGTAAAAGAGAAGCATGGAATTCTGTAAGTGTAAGGTCATCTTGATTTGTTATGAACATGACTGATTATCAGTAATTAAATTGACTACtatctttttctgttttttttttttaattttcttttttaactttttgttttttggttttagtttGGGTAAAGTGTAATCTAGTGAAAGAAATATTAACAATTGTAAACACTTctattggttttgtttttagttgggggggtttttctttttcttttgcttttgttcttttttttattttgtgggaATAAAGGTTTGTGTGGAGTGGAATTTTTAATGTATTAGTTGGTCAAACATCCTAATTAAGACAAACAAAGTGATGATTACGATGTAGAAGAGGTTAGTAATGTGGGATTAGTGGAATTTTAGAAGAGGTTAGTACTATTTTGGTGGTCAAATGAACAAAGATGATTACAGATTACAATGTGGAGAATTACAATACAAATTTTTAATGTCATTGGGAGATGAAactgtggttttttttttgaactttttaagaCTTTTTAAATCCTTTCACACATAGTAGTGATTAGCTCATCAAGAATTTTTGtctaagaaaaacaaaaaaaaccctttGGTGAAGTTTAAGTGTTCTTCACTCACATGTGAttatgagagtttttttttttttttttttttggagaatcagaGTGAGTTTAAAAACTCTTTTAGAAGTTTGGTTTTACTTGTAGAAAAAATTACCACTTAAAATCAGCAAAAGTTCACAtcaccaattttaattaagtgCACCAAATTCAATTGTCTGAAATAGTCCTCCTAACTCAAATCAACTTGGCAAAGAAAAAATGGACCCCTTTTAATAAAGGTTAGCATTAGGTAATGACTTACtattattcaatttaaattCAGTGAACTTTATTTgagaaaagggaaaataaaaaggcaaattGGATGAAGAAACAGTAAATGTATCTGTTCAACTAAGCCAACTTCTACTGCAACTGATCCACATCCACTTACATGAGAACAATAACATGTTGGGAATTGGGTAAAACCATATTGGTGGTGACAAATGCATTACCATtcactagaatttttttttttttttaaaggaaaaggaaaataaaaaatccatgcAAATTGGGCAATTATATGTCATCCAACTAAGCCAACATCTAGTACAACTGGTCCACTTTTACAACTGTATCATGGTACATAAGACCCTTTTTGTTGATGACAATTAACCAGTAAGTGCGTACAAGTCACTGGACTGCAGAGTAAATACATACAAACCACTGTccccaaatgaaaaataaaataaaaataaaaatctagtGCCACaataattatacatttttttgtcataattATAACGTGATAAAATATGATTGgtggataaaaaaaatggtaagtctttatataaataataagcAATTAATCACATTCTGTTACATTATAGTTGTAGCATAAAATTATGGAATAATTTATGGTCTTATAACCCGTCATCCAAAATTCATTACATCCTTCTATCAAACTTTTGGTGTCCCTTCAACACCAAATTGGGTAAAGTACctttaaattaaattgaataaagCCTATCTCACTCTTTAAATGGATTTGATTACTGACTAGCAACCAAGGGTTATTTTGCTAAGCAGTAAGTTTGCACTTTATACAGTCAAACAgccaataacattttttatatgtctatgtgtgtatatagagcacattaaattaaattgaatGTTATTGGCTAACGTAACTAGCAAGTATAATCAAGTACTCCTATGTTTTTGCCAACTGTATATATACTCAACTAGCCAATAAGATAGTTACCATTTGCTTTATACTCTTGTGGTAACACGGGGATAGAATTCAATGGAAACTATCAATGCCATAAAAGTTGATGAAGCAGACTACTAGCATCAAGGGTTATTACTGAAGATGTCTAGATGAAGTCTTATCCactcaaaattattttgttgaatgCTTTTTGGCGTTCAATGTTTGAGTAGCATGACACAGTACAAGAATTTCTCAAACTTAATGTCACGTAGAAAGTTCAAAGTTCAGACAGATTAATATAGGAGCTCCTTcacattatcaaatttttttttatataaaattttaacttatgatATCTGCTTCTGATAATTATGTTTATTATCATCAGACtaaaacaacaattaattttggtatagaaaattattgaacgtcaaatctcttattcaaccatcagagactttactaattgaattaACTGAAACTacttaataataacaatatactTTAGTCATGAccattatattcttttttttttcttttttttcttttcttttttttttacaaaagggAATATTAATATTGGCCACAGCTGGTTTGGAGTGGCCGAGGCCCTATAggccccatatatatatatatatatatatatatatagcctaaGTCCATAGAGTGGCTGCACCTATTATGCTCACTTGTCAATTATAATGGTAACAACTTTAATGCCCATTACCTATCATTGTCATGTAAAGGATTTTGACAAAAACTTTCTAGATTGGAGTACTATACATGTCTGAAAATTGGataagaattaaattaattacttaattaaataataactcccttttttgatgatttcttgggcatttttgttttataaaaaatttcaggaAATGGTTATCATTTGGTCTCAATTTTAAGAAATGGCATAGCAAAGATGCTCATTGCTCACCAACATCACACACACTTCATCTTTGGCCTCATCTTATTATGTGAGGCAAATTCATGAAAAACCACGGACTGAGGTCTTTTAGGTAAGCTAAAAGTAATCAATGTGTCTATCAAATAGCTATCCTCTAAATGGTGTAgattttcacatgctcaataaAGTTTATATTGAATgtcttatctttttttatatatgatcATAAATTTTTGTGGGATGCCATGTCTCATACGACCCCTCATTATAGTACAGTATTTAACTATATATTATgttgaataaataaaacttctatataattataataaatatatatatatatatataatagggtcATGACTCATGAATAGACGACATGAACATTTTCTTTGATTCATAAATAAACTATCTAAAAGATTGTTCAAATTAGGAAGAAATAACCATAGGGTTACATACAATGATGCAAGTCACAAAGAGAAAAGGGTCATACTCATACCTTTAAGTCTAGCTGCAAATTAATGCAGAAGTGGGTCACGGGGTGCAAGGCATGTGGTGCTACATTAACATTGCTGGCATTATTTATAAGGAGAAAGATGTTAATCAAATTTCTTCTTATGTGCTAACATGCATAATAGATGCTTCAATTTAATGTGTCTTTAACTTAGCTACCTTTcaaaaattgacaaatttttttaatcttgtaaaaccaaaatggcaaaaaaatttagCCTCTAGTGAGAATATGTATTTACTATCAAAATATCCTTAATTCCCTCCAAAGTAGAATgtaaataaatttacaaaagCCAAAGCAAAGCAAGTAATATGATATCATAACCTCTTCCTTTATCACACTAAatgaacttcttctttttggattagcatcttcttcttcttctttttttctttctttttctttttgtcttttttactttttaacttatttgtgtatgcacaaatttttaaaacctttttttttttttattgagaaataCTAACAAGCACAATAAGGTGCTCTTTAAAGATGAATTATTATAGAGtccaactaataaaaaattgacatgaaTTAATGAAAGAGCTTGAAAATACTGTTAAACTGATaaatgaaactcaaaaaaatggCTTTATTGGCTGCACACCCTATAAAGCTAGTcaaaattttgaccaaaaaaacaaaaattttgacaaaaagtAATTCCTTAACATGAcccattttttataagtaattatacttttacaaatttttagctttcaacacataGTTAATCCAAATgcacataaataatatatttttttgtaacgTCTTTCCAATAACATATATATTTCCTTCAATAAGAGTTTAtatgtgtaaaatatttttcattgtgctagtagtttatttttcaatgatAATAATATCATTTACAGTGTCTCATATTTGTAATTCGAACCTCACTTCTATCTTCGTTATTTATGTatcaaaacatatatatatatatatatatatttctaggTGTGAATCATAGAATATTTCTaataaaacctttttcttttagctcaatatttagttttttatcaaaaatatatatttagttttttttttttgagactaaatatttagttgtttacccccaaatatattatttttatagcaAGAGAGCCAATATTTAGGACTAAACTTCACGCTTGTTCTGCCATGCACTTCGAACTGTCCGAAACGTAGCGTAGGGAGAATT
This genomic stretch from Quercus lobata isolate SW786 chromosome 3, ValleyOak3.0 Primary Assembly, whole genome shotgun sequence harbors:
- the LOC115979963 gene encoding probable receptor-like protein kinase At5g18500 isoform X1 → MATDLNAELSKKTAIFDLKVWEVIGIAVGLFIVIILSVLSMCLTSRKKSRRARDNIPLTQIPTVSKEIKEVRVEQVSAEEFVPRDGILLTIHDKSNEKESDKVLVHLGMGKVKNGDNSSQSGSFHHLEKDGGGSQSGDDSGKVTVYKPSSSYPITAPSPLSGLPEFSHLGWGHWFTLRDLDLATNRFAKDNVLGEGGYGVVYRGQLINGTPVAVKKILNNLGQAEKEFRVEVEAIGHVRHKNLVRLLGYCIEGTHRMLVYEYVNNGNLEQWLHGAMRQHGYLTWEARVKVLLGTAKALAYLHEAIEPKVVHRDIKSSNILIDDEFNAKVSDFGLAKLLGAGKSHVTTRVMGTFGYVAPEYANTGLLNEKSDVYSFGVLLLEAITGRDPVDYGRPAHEVNLVDWLKMMVGSRRSEEVVDPNIEARPSTRALKRALLTALRCVDPDSEKRPKMSQVVRMLESEEYPIPREDRRHRRNQGGSMEIESQKEFSDTDRSDNPDSRSNSRGYQRT